The nucleotide sequence GCACCATTTGTAGCCAGGTTGTCCTGGCCGCCAGCGTCCCGAATCCTGCCAGCCCCATGAACTGCAGCAGACGACGCCTACTCGGGTTGACCGGGTTCACTTGGCCTCGTCCGCCTCGCCCGCCTCGGCGGGCGCGCCGCCCGCCAGGGTGGAGTCGGACAGGTCGATGACTCCGGGTGCTGCGGCCGGGACCATGCCCAGTTTCGCCGCCCTTGCCGCCAACGTGTCCGCGGCCGAGGCCTCTTGCACGTCTGCGCGTACGGTTTCTATGTGGTCGCGCAGAACGTTGAGCTCAACCTGCGCGGTCTTCATCTTGTACGCGGTATCCGCCATCCGGGCGTTGAGCAGCATGGTTGATACCAGGGCGCATGCGAGAATACCGATCACCAGTGCCAGAAACGGCAGGGTGCGCGGCGAGGGCGCAATGCCCCGCACCACCCGCAGCTCGGGTCGGCCGGAGCTCTCGGCTGCGGGGCGCGTCTGCGGAGCACCCCTGCGGGCTGCCCGCGCGGTGGCACCGTCGGTCAGTGAGCGCCAGGACGGATTGGCCGTGGCGCTCCGGCGAACCTTGGCTGCGGTGGTCATCGGCAGTTCCTTCCTCGTGTGTTTCCGGCTGGGGCATATGCGTCATGGTTTGGGGCAGGAGCCTGGCCGACGGGCCGGGTGCGCACGGCAGCCCGTAGCCGGACGGAGGCGCTGCGGGGGTTGGCCTCCAACTCGGCTGCGTCAGCCTTCTGGGCACCGTGCGTGAGTAGCTCCAGGTAGGGCTGCAGATCGTCCGGGACGACGGGCAGGTCGGCCGGCGCCCCCGAGGTGGCGCCGGCCGCCAGCACCCGCTTGACGATGCGGTCCTCAAGGCTCTGGTATGACTCGACCACCAGGCGGCCGCCTACCCGCAGGCTGTTCAGCGCCCGGGGCAGGGCGCGTTCCAGTAGCTGGAGTTCGCCATTGACGGCGATCCGCAGCGCCTGGAAGGTGCGCTTCGCGGGGTGGCCGCCGCGCCGACGGGCGGCGGCGGGGATGCTCGCGCGCACCAGCTCGGACAACTCGGCGGTGCTGGTTACGGGGCTGCCGGCGCTGCGACGTCTCACTATGGCTGCGGCGATACGCGCCGCGAAGCGCTCCTCGCCGTAGTCACGCAGGATGCGCGTGAGCTCTTGCTCATCGGCAGTGTCCACGATGTCCTGGGCCGTGCGACCGGCTGACTGGTCCATGCGCATGTCCAGCGGGGCCGGGTGGGCGTAGGAGAAGCCGCGGTCGGCGTCGTCGAGCTGGAGGGAGGACACCCCCAGGTCCATCAGGACTGCGTCAACCGTTCCGTCCGGGCGCCGGGAGGCTTCGGCGGCGATTGCGTCGACGGCGTCGTACGTGGCCCGTACGGCACGGAACCGGTGACCGAAACGCGCCAACCTCGCCGAGGCAAGCGCGATGGCCTGAGGATCCCGGTCAATACCCACCAGTGTCAGCTGCGGAAAGCGCTCCAGGGCGCCCTCGGCGTGCCCACCCATCCCGAGCGTGCAATCGATCATGACCGGCTCGGGGACGGTGAACGCTGGTGCAAGCAGTTCCAGGCAGCGTCCCAGTAGGACGGGCGTGTGGTGGTCGGCCGCGGCGGCCGCCTGCCCGTCCGCAGGGGTGTTGCTCACGAGTGTCCTCCTTCCGGCCGGTAGTCGGTGCGGCGGCGTTACGACTGTCGCGGCGCCGCATGCACGGGCGTGTAAGTGGTGTTGGCTGCTCGGGACGCCGT is from Actinomyces sp. 432 and encodes:
- the rsmH gene encoding 16S rRNA (cytosine(1402)-N(4))-methyltransferase RsmH, whose translation is MSNTPADGQAAAAADHHTPVLLGRCLELLAPAFTVPEPVMIDCTLGMGGHAEGALERFPQLTLVGIDRDPQAIALASARLARFGHRFRAVRATYDAVDAIAAEASRRPDGTVDAVLMDLGVSSLQLDDADRGFSYAHPAPLDMRMDQSAGRTAQDIVDTADEQELTRILRDYGEERFAARIAAAIVRRRSAGSPVTSTAELSELVRASIPAAARRRGGHPAKRTFQALRIAVNGELQLLERALPRALNSLRVGGRLVVESYQSLEDRIVKRVLAAGATSGAPADLPVVPDDLQPYLELLTHGAQKADAAELEANPRSASVRLRAAVRTRPVGQAPAPNHDAYAPAGNTRGRNCR